One Sneathiella sp. P13V-1 genomic region harbors:
- a CDS encoding TraB/GumN family protein — MRQKFGLWLPVFLITIFFMLSAQVALAKEPDACPDLAYGKGRLFEVRKDNLPASYIFGTMHTNDPRVLQMPGIIMQAFQVSRVISVEVSIRDKKMREAMSLMFLPHGDQLQNIIGKPKFDRLAVMARDYDIPKQNLDRMKPWAAATIFSQPPERVRANIVLDQEIEKMGFNRGKKIVPLETMLEQMGLFNSLSPEQQIEFLDSAINNYSGLQGEISRITDMYLKGDTGPLLCHIRTTMTEYSADLRSFTLDLLITARNHVMKDRMQPLFKEGAFIAIGAAHLPGQEGVLNLLHQEGYRVKRLF; from the coding sequence ATGCGACAAAAATTTGGACTTTGGCTTCCGGTATTTCTGATCACGATTTTCTTTATGCTGTCGGCGCAAGTCGCCCTCGCGAAGGAACCTGATGCTTGCCCGGATTTGGCCTATGGCAAGGGCCGCCTTTTTGAGGTTCGCAAAGACAACCTCCCCGCCTCTTATATATTTGGCACCATGCATACCAATGACCCGAGAGTTCTGCAGATGCCCGGTATTATTATGCAGGCTTTTCAGGTAAGCCGCGTCATTTCAGTAGAGGTTTCCATCCGCGACAAAAAAATGCGCGAAGCAATGTCTTTAATGTTTTTACCTCATGGCGACCAATTACAAAACATTATCGGAAAGCCAAAATTTGATCGCTTGGCTGTCATGGCCAGAGATTACGATATCCCGAAACAGAATTTGGACCGCATGAAGCCCTGGGCAGCGGCAACCATTTTTTCTCAGCCCCCTGAACGAGTTAGAGCCAATATCGTTCTTGATCAGGAAATAGAAAAAATGGGCTTCAACAGAGGCAAGAAAATTGTCCCGCTGGAGACGATGTTGGAGCAAATGGGCCTTTTCAATAGCCTAAGCCCTGAACAGCAAATTGAGTTTCTGGATAGCGCCATCAATAACTATTCCGGCCTGCAAGGGGAAATCAGTCGCATTACCGATATGTATCTGAAAGGTGATACCGGGCCTCTTCTTTGTCACATTCGCACGACCATGACTGAATATAGTGCTGACCTCAGATCTTTCACCCTCGACCTTCTGATAACGGCGCGTAATCATGTGATGAAAGACCGTATGCAACCCCTGTTTAAAGAGGGGGCTTTTATCGCAATTGGCGCAGCACACCTGCCGGGGCAAGAGGGCGTATTGAACCTGCTTCACCAAGAAGGCTATCGTGTTAAGAGGCTTTTTTGA
- a CDS encoding calcium/sodium antiporter, with amino-acid sequence MMYLQVAAGLVILLVCGELLVRGSVALAERFNISKLVIGFTIVAFGTSAPELVVCIQAALDGASGISIGNVVGSNIANILLVLGAPALIYPLTYDERSAFRDSLIVAGGAALFTAFAWLGVIAFWQGFILTATLALVIYAAYRRARTEGDDAADEALEEYEENMPKTVWVSTLFIIIGLLGLTAGARLLVHGAVDIATEAGVPEEIIGLTLVALGTSLPELATSLIAAFRHHGDVAIGNVLGSNLFNITGIIGITAMIQPMEAPAQILNFDLMIMLAASVLLIFLFYVKQPIGRVMGALFLAAYVGYIASQFLGMSGVHSMAMLAS; translated from the coding sequence ATGATGTATCTACAAGTTGCCGCCGGCTTGGTCATCTTGCTGGTCTGTGGCGAATTACTGGTCAGGGGATCCGTGGCCCTTGCTGAACGATTTAATATTTCCAAACTTGTCATTGGCTTTACTATTGTTGCCTTTGGCACATCTGCACCCGAACTTGTCGTGTGTATTCAGGCTGCGCTTGATGGCGCCTCTGGAATTTCAATTGGTAACGTGGTTGGCAGCAACATCGCCAATATCCTTCTGGTTCTCGGCGCTCCTGCCCTCATTTATCCCCTTACATATGACGAGCGTTCCGCGTTTCGTGACAGCCTGATTGTTGCGGGAGGTGCAGCTCTGTTCACAGCCTTCGCCTGGCTTGGGGTCATCGCGTTTTGGCAGGGATTTATTCTGACTGCAACATTGGCACTTGTCATTTATGCCGCCTATCGCCGGGCAAGAACAGAAGGTGATGACGCGGCCGATGAAGCCCTTGAAGAGTATGAAGAGAACATGCCGAAAACAGTATGGGTAAGTACTCTCTTTATTATTATAGGCCTGCTGGGCCTTACGGCTGGTGCCCGCCTTCTGGTCCATGGCGCTGTCGATATCGCGACGGAAGCGGGTGTCCCGGAAGAAATTATCGGCCTTACACTTGTGGCACTGGGCACGTCGCTTCCAGAACTTGCAACTTCCCTTATTGCAGCGTTTCGCCATCATGGGGATGTGGCGATTGGTAACGTCCTTGGATCAAACCTGTTCAACATCACCGGCATCATTGGCATTACCGCGATGATCCAGCCCATGGAAGCACCAGCCCAAATACTCAACTTTGATCTGATGATCATGCTGGCGGCCTCTGTTTTGCTGATTTTTCTTTTCTATGTCAAACAACCTATTGGACGTGTGATGGGCGCGCTGTTCCTGGCAGCCTATGTTGGGTATATTGCCTCTCAGTTCTTGGGGATGTCAGGTGTTCACTCAATGGCGATGCTGGCCAGTTGA
- a CDS encoding SDR family oxidoreductase, producing the protein MSGDTKNALITGAGKRIGRAIALRLAKDGWNIAIHYRNSQNEADALRSEVEALGSKAVAIQADLEDASQTRRLFEQAVTQFKTVHCLINNASLFEPDAISNVTDDSFHQHINANLYAPLILTREMAKQRNKQPELKGNIVNIVDQRVLNLRPDFVSYTLSKSALWTLTQTSAMDLAPHIRVNAIGPGPTLPNSRQSQELFEKQLQGIPLQKGPCPDEIAEGVLFLINSNSITGEFIAMDGGQHLPTSTAVEEF; encoded by the coding sequence ATGTCTGGTGATACTAAAAACGCACTCATTACAGGAGCGGGAAAACGTATAGGCCGTGCTATTGCCCTGCGGCTCGCCAAAGACGGTTGGAATATTGCCATCCATTACCGCAACTCGCAAAACGAGGCTGATGCTCTTCGCAGCGAAGTTGAAGCCTTAGGATCAAAGGCCGTTGCTATTCAGGCCGATCTGGAAGATGCCTCTCAAACCCGACGGTTATTTGAGCAAGCCGTAACGCAGTTCAAAACCGTTCACTGCCTCATAAATAATGCGTCTCTTTTCGAACCTGACGCGATCAGCAACGTTACCGATGATAGCTTCCATCAGCATATTAATGCCAACCTTTACGCGCCCTTGATATTGACACGTGAAATGGCAAAGCAGCGGAATAAACAACCCGAGCTAAAAGGAAATATCGTCAATATAGTCGATCAGCGGGTCCTTAACCTGAGGCCCGATTTTGTTTCCTATACTCTAAGTAAATCTGCGCTTTGGACACTCACACAAACATCAGCCATGGATCTTGCGCCGCATATCCGTGTAAATGCCATTGGGCCGGGACCAACCCTCCCCAACAGTCGGCAAAGTCAGGAATTATTTGAAAAACAGCTGCAAGGGATTCCCCTTCAAAAAGGACCGTGCCCGGATGAAATTGCCGAAGGTGTCCTTTTTCTGATAAACAGCAATTCTATTACCGGTGAATTTATTGCGATGGATGGCGGACAACATCTTCCCACATCCACCGCAGTTGAGGAATTTTAA
- a CDS encoding dihydroneopterin aldolase, whose product MTTSDMTNVTPLPGAEEAVATHLIFITDLVIDMSIGVYDHEKTITQPVRFNIEVTARDNIGPLDDNYENVLCYEAIANAIKSLAIQEHINLVETLAEKVADICLKADQAVQAIVKVEKLAAIKEAASVGVQITRTKG is encoded by the coding sequence ATGACGACATCAGATATGACAAATGTAACCCCGCTTCCAGGAGCAGAAGAAGCTGTTGCTACGCATCTGATATTCATTACCGATCTCGTTATCGACATGTCCATCGGGGTCTATGATCATGAAAAGACCATTACCCAACCTGTCCGCTTTAATATTGAAGTGACGGCGAGAGACAATATTGGGCCGCTTGATGATAATTACGAAAATGTTCTTTGCTACGAAGCCATTGCAAATGCAATCAAATCACTCGCAATACAAGAACATATCAATCTTGTTGAAACCCTTGCGGAGAAAGTTGCCGATATTTGCCTGAAAGCTGATCAAGCAGTTCAGGCAATTGTGAAAGTTGAAAAACTTGCCGCCATCAAGGAAGCCGCCAGTGTTGGTGTACAAATAACGAGAACAAAAGGATAA
- the uvrC gene encoding excinuclease ABC subunit UvrC — MTESTQEKQESPFQRGAGVITKFLKTLPPAPGVYRMIDENEQILYVGKAKNLRNRVSSYTKPTGQSTRIMRMVSLTHAMEFVRTHTEVEALLLEANLIKKLKPRYNIILRDDKSFPYILITSDHKWPQITKHRGKRNKKGEYFGPFASAGAVNETLATFQRLFPLRSCSDSDFETRTRPCLQYQIKRCSAPCVDRITEDDYQAVVQEARDFLSGKSHVIQQALADKMHKASDELDFEQAAIYRDRLKAMAHIQSKQTINLTDTVEVDVIAAHQEGGQTCVQVFFIRSGQNLGNRAHYPSHNKDMSPDEVLSAFIGQFYDSRPAPKQIWVSHIPEESDLLSEALSISAGHKVQLMKPQRGDKKEMLDHAIMNAKGALQRKMAENASQLRQLKAVGELFEMEKMPERIEVYDNSHISGTHQVGAMIVATKEGFEKKGYRKFNIKDKDLAPGDDYGMMREVLTRRFSRLKKEDPNKIGEGSGSRELWPDLVLIDGGAGQLSAAVETFQKLEIDDVTLVGIAKGPDRNAGRERFFLPGKPAFSMPEKDPTLYFLQRLRDEVHHFAITSHRARRSQAIGKSPLDDIEGIGGKRKKALLNRFGSAKGVAGAALADLEQVEGISERLARVIFDHFHEER; from the coding sequence ATGACAGAATCAACACAAGAAAAACAAGAATCACCGTTCCAACGCGGGGCTGGTGTCATTACAAAATTTCTGAAGACACTTCCGCCTGCCCCGGGAGTATATCGGATGATCGATGAGAACGAGCAGATTCTCTATGTGGGTAAAGCCAAGAACCTCCGCAACAGGGTCAGCAGTTACACAAAGCCAACTGGCCAGTCGACGCGCATCATGCGGATGGTGTCCCTCACCCACGCCATGGAGTTTGTCAGAACCCACACAGAAGTAGAGGCTCTTCTTCTTGAAGCCAACCTCATCAAGAAACTGAAACCGCGATACAATATCATCCTAAGGGACGATAAATCATTTCCTTACATCTTGATCACCAGTGACCATAAATGGCCTCAGATAACGAAACATCGTGGGAAACGGAACAAAAAGGGTGAATATTTTGGTCCATTTGCTTCTGCGGGGGCCGTCAATGAAACACTCGCCACCTTCCAGCGCCTCTTCCCCTTGCGCTCCTGCAGTGATTCTGATTTCGAAACACGCACCCGCCCTTGCCTTCAATATCAGATCAAACGGTGCTCTGCCCCTTGTGTGGATCGGATTACAGAAGATGATTATCAGGCGGTTGTGCAGGAAGCTCGTGATTTTCTGTCTGGAAAAAGCCATGTCATTCAACAGGCACTTGCGGACAAAATGCACAAAGCCAGTGATGAACTGGATTTTGAACAGGCTGCCATTTATCGCGATCGCCTTAAAGCTATGGCACATATCCAATCCAAACAGACCATTAACCTGACAGATACGGTTGAAGTGGATGTGATCGCCGCTCACCAGGAAGGTGGTCAGACATGTGTGCAGGTCTTTTTTATCCGCTCTGGCCAGAATTTGGGGAACAGGGCCCACTATCCGTCGCATAACAAGGACATGTCTCCGGATGAGGTGCTTTCCGCCTTCATTGGTCAGTTCTATGACAGCCGTCCCGCGCCAAAGCAGATTTGGGTCAGCCATATTCCTGAAGAAAGCGACTTGCTGTCAGAAGCCCTTTCGATTTCAGCCGGTCACAAAGTTCAGCTGATGAAGCCTCAGCGTGGTGACAAGAAAGAAATGCTGGATCACGCCATCATGAATGCCAAAGGCGCCCTGCAACGGAAGATGGCAGAAAACGCCTCACAGCTCAGACAGCTTAAAGCTGTTGGAGAGCTGTTTGAAATGGAGAAAATGCCGGAGCGCATTGAGGTCTACGATAATAGTCATATCTCAGGTACCCATCAGGTCGGCGCAATGATTGTTGCCACCAAAGAAGGGTTCGAGAAAAAAGGATATCGAAAATTCAACATCAAGGACAAAGACCTGGCCCCAGGGGATGACTATGGGATGATGCGTGAAGTTCTCACTCGACGTTTCAGCCGCCTTAAAAAAGAAGATCCCAATAAAATCGGTGAAGGATCCGGCTCGCGCGAACTATGGCCCGACCTTGTTCTCATTGACGGCGGTGCAGGGCAACTCTCCGCCGCGGTAGAAACCTTTCAGAAACTAGAGATTGATGATGTTACTCTGGTTGGGATTGCGAAAGGCCCTGACCGTAATGCGGGACGGGAGCGGTTCTTCCTGCCGGGCAAACCTGCCTTTTCCATGCCGGAGAAAGACCCAACGCTTTATTTCCTGCAGCGTCTTCGGGATGAAGTTCACCATTTCGCCATCACATCTCACAGAGCCCGAAGATCTCAAGCTATCGGCAAGTCGCCATTGGACGATATTGAGGGTATTGGCGGAAAAAGAAAGAAGGCCCTGCTCAACAGATTTGGCTCCGCCAAAGGGGTCGCCGGGGCGGCTCTTGCTGATCTGGAACAGGTGGAGGGGATCTCTGAACGTCTGGCCCGTGTGATCTTTGACCATTTTCATGAGGAAAGATGA
- the pgsA gene encoding CDP-diacylglycerol--glycerol-3-phosphate 3-phosphatidyltransferase — MLFRLPNLLTLSRIAVIPLLLASFYLPGDASSWVPLGLFIAAGITDFFDGYLARRNKQTSNLGRFLDPVADKLLVSAAILFLVGVDRIQGWSLIPAVIILCREIMVSGLREYLAELRVGMPVSRLAKWKTAAQIFSLCFLLGGPAVQESFDAMLVGHVLLWLAGILTMWTGYDYLRLGLQHMMKEDG; from the coding sequence ATGTTATTTCGTTTGCCAAATTTGCTTACCCTTTCGCGGATTGCTGTTATTCCGCTTTTACTTGCCTCTTTCTACTTGCCGGGGGACGCATCAAGCTGGGTGCCGCTTGGCCTGTTTATCGCCGCGGGTATAACCGACTTCTTTGATGGATATCTTGCCAGACGCAACAAACAAACATCTAACCTCGGTCGTTTTCTAGACCCGGTCGCAGACAAGCTTCTCGTTTCAGCTGCTATTTTGTTTTTGGTGGGCGTTGATCGTATTCAAGGTTGGTCCCTTATCCCTGCTGTTATCATCCTTTGCAGGGAGATCATGGTATCGGGCTTAAGAGAATATCTCGCTGAACTCCGTGTTGGAATGCCGGTGAGCCGCCTTGCCAAATGGAAAACGGCGGCGCAGATTTTTTCACTGTGCTTTTTGCTGGGAGGCCCGGCGGTTCAGGAGAGCTTCGATGCCATGCTAGTTGGTCATGTTTTGCTCTGGCTTGCAGGCATTCTGACCATGTGGACGGGGTACGACTATTTGCGATTGGGTCTGCAACATATGATGAAAGAGGACGGCTAG
- the mobB gene encoding molybdopterin-guanine dinucleotide biosynthesis protein B produces MKIVGISGWSGNGKTTLLVQVIPALIARGYTVSSVKHAHHNFDVDTPGKDSYRHREAGAKEVMVASAARWALMHENREEDEPGIYDLIKHMTPVDILLVEGFKREDFPKIEVWRDEGRGEPLHRNDKTVVAVATNDKNLQTSLPVLDLEDAESIADFIVEIFLKEDVTR; encoded by the coding sequence ATGAAGATCGTTGGTATTTCCGGGTGGAGTGGAAATGGCAAAACAACTTTACTTGTTCAGGTAATACCGGCGCTCATCGCGCGCGGATATACGGTCTCATCAGTTAAGCACGCCCATCACAATTTCGATGTGGACACTCCTGGGAAAGACAGTTATCGGCACCGAGAAGCTGGTGCCAAAGAGGTTATGGTTGCCTCAGCTGCCCGCTGGGCGCTTATGCACGAAAACAGAGAAGAAGATGAGCCAGGTATATATGATCTCATCAAGCATATGACACCTGTTGATATTCTGCTCGTTGAAGGTTTCAAACGTGAAGATTTCCCCAAAATTGAAGTTTGGCGAGATGAAGGGAGAGGTGAGCCGCTACACCGGAATGACAAAACAGTGGTAGCAGTTGCCACTAACGATAAAAACCTTCAAACAAGTCTTCCTGTTCTGGATTTAGAAGATGCGGAATCAATTGCCGACTTTATTGTGGAGATTTTCCTGAAAGAGGATGTCACCAGATGA
- the glp gene encoding gephyrin-like molybdotransferase Glp translates to MTRFPNDCFSAPDEMITVEEARSLIQISIKTIVDEETILLPNACGRILSSDIQSPVTLPPKDNSAVDGYAFNFSDYENAPAASLKVMGRSAAGVPFDGDYEKESCVKIFTGALLPEGYDSVAMIEDVIETAQGVVLPSGLALGCNRRRAGEDVKTGDMVLKAGTRIRPQEIARLASLGFNEIPVFAKLKVGLFSNGDELNDPGEDLPFGGIYDSNRYLLKALFEKFGCEIVDYGIVKDQLPLIRGALRKASEECDMVISSAGVSMGDEDHVKQAVEELGTLDFWRVAIKPGRPIALGTINNTVFLGLPGNPVAAMVCAMQFGTAIAAHLSGHKSFNGLTPLLVPAAFSMKKKPGRREWLRGKYTLDKQTGPRVEKYYSTGSGLISSLSWSNGLIEICEDVTEIKEGDLIRFLPYGGLFE, encoded by the coding sequence ATGACGCGTTTCCCGAATGATTGTTTTTCCGCCCCAGATGAGATGATTACGGTCGAAGAAGCCCGGTCACTTATCCAAATCTCGATAAAAACAATCGTTGATGAAGAGACTATTTTGCTCCCCAACGCGTGTGGTCGGATTCTATCTTCTGATATCCAATCGCCCGTCACGTTACCCCCAAAAGATAATTCAGCGGTAGATGGGTATGCTTTCAATTTCTCTGATTATGAAAACGCCCCCGCTGCATCACTGAAAGTAATGGGCCGCAGTGCCGCGGGCGTCCCCTTCGATGGCGATTATGAAAAAGAAAGTTGCGTCAAAATCTTCACCGGCGCCCTGTTACCTGAGGGTTATGACAGTGTCGCCATGATCGAAGATGTGATCGAAACAGCACAAGGAGTTGTTTTGCCAAGCGGTTTGGCGCTGGGTTGCAACAGGCGACGTGCTGGTGAGGATGTTAAAACCGGGGACATGGTTCTGAAAGCTGGAACCCGTATCCGCCCTCAGGAAATTGCAAGGTTGGCGTCCCTTGGTTTCAATGAAATCCCGGTTTTTGCCAAGTTAAAAGTCGGCCTGTTCTCTAACGGGGATGAATTGAATGATCCTGGAGAAGATCTTCCCTTCGGTGGAATCTATGACAGCAACAGATATCTTCTGAAGGCTCTGTTTGAAAAATTTGGATGCGAAATCGTCGACTATGGAATCGTAAAGGATCAACTTCCTCTCATTCGTGGCGCCCTTCGAAAAGCGTCTGAAGAATGCGACATGGTCATTTCTTCCGCAGGTGTTTCCATGGGAGATGAAGACCATGTTAAACAGGCTGTTGAAGAATTGGGCACGCTTGATTTTTGGCGTGTGGCAATCAAGCCCGGTCGGCCTATAGCTCTTGGCACAATCAATAATACAGTTTTCTTGGGTCTGCCCGGCAACCCCGTTGCTGCCATGGTTTGCGCCATGCAGTTTGGAACAGCTATCGCAGCCCATCTATCGGGACATAAGAGTTTTAATGGTCTTACACCGCTTCTCGTACCTGCAGCTTTTTCAATGAAGAAAAAACCCGGTCGCCGTGAATGGCTCCGCGGTAAATATACCTTGGATAAACAAACAGGTCCAAGGGTGGAGAAATATTATTCTACAGGATCAGGGCTCATTTCATCGCTTTCTTGGTCTAATGGTCTTATTGAAATCTGCGAAGATGTTACCGAAATTAAAGAAGGTGATTTGATACGCTTTCTACCTTACGGAGGTCTGTTTGAATGA
- the moaD gene encoding molybdopterin converting factor subunit 1, giving the protein MKILYFAWLRSSLGKSEETITLPEEVTHLNDLVDWLKKRGPEFEKAFSDMSTVRIALNQEYVTDNPVLNGDEEIAFFPPVTGG; this is encoded by the coding sequence ATGAAAATTCTATATTTTGCGTGGCTTAGATCTTCGCTTGGCAAATCAGAAGAAACAATCACACTTCCCGAAGAAGTGACCCACTTAAACGATCTGGTTGATTGGCTAAAAAAACGCGGACCGGAGTTTGAAAAAGCGTTTTCCGATATGAGCACTGTGAGAATAGCGCTCAACCAGGAATATGTTACAGACAATCCTGTCTTAAATGGTGATGAAGAAATTGCCTTCTTCCCTCCAGTAACAGGAGGTTAG
- a CDS encoding molybdenum cofactor biosynthesis protein MoaE, whose translation MIIVQEAPFDTGEQIRNISEGKTDIGAIVSFTGLVRDFNEGKGVGALTLEHYPGMTEKQLEKIEAEARSRWELNDCLVIHRYGRMEVSEPIVLVITTSAHRKDAFAAAEFLMDWLKTQAPFWKLEEGDDGNSSWVEERQSDVDAAQKWDQAD comes from the coding sequence ATGATTATTGTTCAGGAGGCGCCCTTTGATACAGGGGAGCAAATCCGGAATATATCCGAAGGAAAAACAGACATCGGCGCGATTGTCAGTTTCACAGGTCTGGTGCGTGATTTTAACGAAGGCAAAGGTGTCGGTGCACTGACACTAGAACATTACCCAGGTATGACAGAAAAGCAGCTTGAGAAAATTGAAGCGGAAGCGCGCTCCCGTTGGGAATTAAACGACTGCCTTGTCATCCATCGTTATGGTCGGATGGAAGTAAGTGAGCCGATCGTCCTTGTCATCACAACATCCGCGCATCGCAAAGATGCGTTTGCAGCCGCAGAATTTTTAATGGACTGGCTGAAAACACAAGCACCCTTCTGGAAACTTGAAGAAGGTGACGATGGAAATTCATCCTGGGTGGAAGAGCGGCAAAGCGATGTGGATGCCGCTCAAAAGTGGGATCAGGCAGATTAA
- a CDS encoding SEL1-like repeat protein, producing the protein MKRFGLMLGALVLMGNTAHASFEKGLAAYQQEDFGTAVSLWSKEGAEGHLDAQYNLGVIFEKGVPGVKKDLPEAFAWFRLAASQNVVAAEQALSRIKPLMTSVQLEEGNKRAIELLGKWYRTNIGLDDVRYKQILAQREQQIEARKKAEEQAAKARANQQRALLAQRDAAAKREERVKEQSRQAAILAAQRAAEQAKQQRVADDAARAEKERLANEQAERERQLKLAAAKLRLQQLKSKQQASGGPSIASTSLAPVTATPVETTAPAATTAVTKPVASVAPAAQPVPQPATPPKTVAQPSATSQQLQPAASTPKPVAEPKTVAKAVEAPKTRMPVISRGMDAKVVKEIISTANSVPLDNAAAKAEIAQANTEISALKWSLISAARGKASARGMNAILTKNMTQAQIAEANRQAAEWIMKRQARN; encoded by the coding sequence ATGAAGCGTTTCGGGTTGATGTTAGGGGCACTGGTACTTATGGGGAATACCGCCCATGCAAGTTTTGAAAAAGGGCTTGCCGCATACCAGCAAGAAGATTTCGGAACGGCTGTTTCTCTTTGGTCCAAAGAAGGTGCGGAAGGCCATCTGGATGCACAATATAATCTTGGTGTTATTTTTGAAAAAGGTGTGCCTGGCGTAAAGAAAGATCTGCCGGAAGCCTTTGCCTGGTTCCGGCTTGCGGCCTCCCAGAATGTCGTGGCAGCAGAACAGGCACTCAGTCGCATCAAACCGCTTATGACTTCAGTTCAACTTGAAGAAGGCAACAAGCGTGCAATTGAACTTCTCGGTAAATGGTATCGAACCAATATTGGCCTTGATGATGTCCGGTATAAGCAGATTCTGGCGCAACGGGAACAGCAGATAGAGGCACGTAAAAAAGCAGAGGAGCAAGCTGCAAAAGCCCGGGCTAATCAACAACGCGCGCTCCTTGCACAGCGTGATGCTGCCGCGAAACGCGAAGAACGTGTGAAAGAACAAAGTAGGCAAGCCGCGATTTTGGCCGCTCAACGTGCGGCGGAGCAGGCAAAACAGCAACGGGTTGCCGATGACGCCGCGCGCGCTGAGAAAGAGCGCCTTGCAAATGAACAGGCAGAGCGGGAGCGTCAGCTTAAATTGGCGGCGGCAAAGCTGCGTCTGCAGCAACTGAAAAGTAAACAGCAAGCTAGCGGAGGTCCGTCCATTGCGTCGACATCTCTTGCCCCAGTGACAGCGACACCTGTTGAAACCACAGCGCCAGCGGCCACGACTGCCGTAACAAAACCGGTAGCATCTGTTGCGCCTGCGGCCCAACCAGTACCTCAACCAGCGACGCCGCCTAAAACTGTTGCGCAACCATCAGCGACCTCGCAGCAGCTCCAACCTGCAGCTTCTACCCCTAAACCGGTGGCTGAGCCTAAGACTGTTGCAAAAGCAGTTGAAGCTCCAAAGACGCGTATGCCGGTTATTTCAAGAGGTATGGATGCAAAGGTGGTCAAAGAGATTATCTCTACTGCAAACTCTGTGCCTTTGGATAATGCGGCGGCAAAAGCGGAGATCGCACAGGCGAATACTGAGATTTCAGCTCTGAAGTGGTCTCTTATTTCGGCGGCGCGCGGGAAGGCTAGCGCACGTGGCATGAATGCTATTTTGACGAAAAACATGACGCAGGCTCAGATTGCCGAAGCAAATCGTCAAGCGGCAGAATGGATTATGAAACGTCAGGCAAGGAATTAA